The Schistocerca serialis cubense isolate TAMUIC-IGC-003099 chromosome 12, iqSchSeri2.2, whole genome shotgun sequence region aattaagtcgggtgatgctgagggaattagattaggaaatgaggcacttaaagtagtaaaggagttttgctatttggggagcaaaataactgatgatggtcgaagtagagaggatataaaatgtaggctggcaatggcaaggaaagcgtttctgaagaagagaaatttgttaacatcgagtattgatttaagtgtcaggaagtcatttctgaaagtattcgtatggagtgtagccatgtatggaagtgaaacatggacgataaatagtttggacaagaagagaatagaagctttcgaaatgtggtgctacagaagaatgctgaagattagatgggtagatcacataactaatgaggaagtattgaataggattggggagaagagaagtttgtggcacaacttgtccagaagaagggatcggttggtaggacatgttctgaggcatcaagggatcaccaatttagtattggagggcagcgtggagggtaaaaatcgtagagggagaccaagagatgaatacactaagcagattcagaaggatgtaggttgcagtaggtactgggagatgaaaaagcttgcacaggatagagtagcatggagagctgcatcaaaccagtctcaggactgaagaccacaacaacaacaacaacaacaacaggaatgcttaaaaattcCTGTAGTACTATGTACCTACTTTGCACTCATGCATAGCATATTGAGAAATGGCATAGTGTTTTGGAAGAAATCGATCTGGATAAACATTCATTAGACttcaaaagaaagaaataagaataatcacAGGGGCCATACAGAAAATCACGTAAGTatattttcaaagaattttaaacAATGATCATATCATCAGTCTATATTTGTGAAAGTGCGTCTCTTCTGAAGACACACCAGGAATTCTCAGTATAACACAATCACATCCATTGTAACGAAACAAGGAGGATACGATTTCAAAGAGAAATACACACAAGACTAAACTGTTCcagccaaaaattaaaaataatttcataatttcaCATATTAGAAAAAACCTCAAAAATGTTAATAAGCAAAAGTTTTTGTGTATTGAAGAATACATGAATCATAACCAATAAAAGCAGAGCAGCAAATTTCCTTCATTATAGTGAACTGAAGTGCTATGTTCACTCAGGTCATCAGATTCCACCCGTccgctttgacctgtgacgtaagcATGTTGTGGTGTGGGCATCACTATGGCGCAGAGGTTTTGAGTTGGTAGTGTTTGTTGATGTCATGGTGGTTGTGTTTGATGGTGTATGTGTATGTGCTGAGTGTAACGtgttgtattgggttcatttgactTTGGTGTTGACTGTATAGCGTCGCCTGGAGGATCAGCAGTTGGGGACATATCGTGGAAATGTTTTCAGTGAATTATTAATGTGTGCGTTTTTTTAATGTGTTTGGCATTTTTATTAGGGTCGGGCTGAGATGGGTGGGGACATGTTGTCCGTGATTAGGTTCCTTCAGTTGTTTGGGCTTATCACAGAGGTTGTTAGATGGAGCATTTGTGGCGAGAATGTAAGGCTGACAAGAGTTCTGGCATCTTGAACCAGGGACACATATGTGTGGTGGTGTCGGCAAGATAACATCTGCCGCTCCATTAGATGTGGTATCTGGTTCGATAAATCTAGGCTGGCCTCAAGAGAGACTGCTTTGTcgacgtattatttttgttataggtcCTCGATTAGTTTTAGTGAGCATGAGACTGGAGTGAGTGAGAGAACCAGCGTTAGATTGATTTTCTTTTTGTAGGGAAGTATGTTCTGAGTATGTTAAGTagaggggtaagttgggtgggctgGGGGTTGTAGTCGAGATTGATGAGTCACTGTTTGAGAAGAGGAAGTACATATGGGGTAGTTCTCGGATTGGTATGTAGGTGTGGGGGGCTGCTGTTTTGGGAGGTGGGTGGGGGTTATGCTGACTGTGTTCTCAGGCTTTTAGAGGGCCATACTAAGATGGTATTGGTGGAGTTGATACAAGAATATATTGAGGACGGGGAGTGCTGTTCTATCAAATGCTCTTTCATTATTGGGTGTTTGGGGAAGATGGGTTATGATCATTTAGTTGTCAACCATAGTCCTgagtttaaaaattatgaaactgGGGCGTGCACTAAGGCAGTAGAGGTGTTTTGGGAGGGCAGTTAAATCAGTTATAGGGAGGGGGAAGAGGTGCTCTTCTAACCTTAAATCTcgtttagatgagtactgttggcagaAGAGCATCCCTGGGGATTAttgcattttttgtgtgttttaagaGCTGTGGGTAAGATGTACAGGTCGAGGggttgggtatgtgtgtgtgttggagggAGTGGGTGTGTTGTGGGTATTGGTTGTGGTTTTAGCAGTGTGCGTTGTGGGTGGTGGGAATTCTTTTATTATTATGTTGTAGAGGACCTTTTTTGCTACAGGTTTTGTTGGTTTGTAAGGTGTGACTGATTTTAGcttattttgcattttatttgatGGTGGCTTTTTGTTTTGAGGGGTGGGAGGTCAGTAAGGAAAATGTACAATTCCAATTTTCATACCTTTaggtgttggtgttttggtatcaaCAACTGCAGTTGAGCTATACAGGTCAAAGGAAGTGTCAGATTCCTGTGGTTTCTGTTGGTACAGCACAGTgctgtaattacagtttttttttgtcatttttatgttTTGGGATCTTGTGGTGTTTTTTTACACTTATACATTTATCTTGTCCCGTCCTAAGCCCCAATTTTCTGtggttgtcccattagtttcattttatttttcaaatgagaCATTATTGTATTACATGTATTTTTATGTTGCAGGcgtatgtagtgacatcataggTGTCATATAGGAGATGCTGTAGGTAGCAATTTCCAAATTGTGCAGTTCAAAAAAATTTGCAGCATCCTACGACTATAATATCCATGAGCCACAGTTGGAACTGGCCaggtcatacaaatacctgggtgtaacactttgtacaaATATGAAATGGAATTCTAACATAGGCTCGATcatagataaagcaggtggcagaattggtttattggtagaatactgggaaaatgcaatcaatctacaaagaatATTTCTTACAAATATTCTTGTCAactcattctagaatactgctcaagtgtgtgggacctgtaccaaacaggGCTAACAGGGGATGCTGAACATGCACAGAGAAGGCAGCACAAAtcatcacaggtttgtctgacctaTGGAAGAGAGTCACAGATATTCTGAATGAGATGACAGACTCATGACGACAGATGTAAACTGTCCTGAGAGAGCCTACTTatgaagtttcaagaatcagctttataTGAAGACTCTTAGGAGTATAGTGAGCTCGCATGAATAAAACCAACAATCCAACAACACATTTTGCCACCGGCAACGACAGAACTAAGTTACCTCGACATGACACTCCTACAGAGCTGGCCCTGTAATCAGAAAAACAGCCATAATCGACAGAGAACTGCTGCATCTTCGCACTGATGTGGCTGCATTACAGGAAAATCACCTCTCAGGGGAAGGCAGCCTGTGTGAAGATAATTATACCTTTTTCTGGAAAGGGAGAGAAATTGGAGACAGACGTGAGCATGGAGTTGGCTTTGCAGTACGAAACAGTCTTCTTAGCTGCTGCGAACAACCAAAATCTATTTATGAACTTTGAGATTAAGGACGGCATCTAGTCCCGTCTCATTAATCTCAGCATATGCTCCCACTATCAAAGCACCACCTGAAGTCAAAGACGAGTTTTATGAAGATTTGCAGAAATGCTTGGAGAATGTTTGTGGATCAGATAAAGTAATgttactgggagacttcaatgccaggATTGGGAATACAGGGAACAAATTGGCCTGATTGTATTGGCCCACATGGAACTGGAAATATGAACGAGCGGGGTCAGCAACTGCTGGAGCTTTGCACCTCTCTTTATCTATGTATCACTAATACTTACTTCCAGAACAGACCCATGCTCAAGGTAACATGGAAACACCCACATTCAGGCCACTGCCATCAACTTGCCTTCTTCATAACCAGAAGACGTGACCTACGTCATGTGCGTAACTCCCGTACATAGCACAGTGCTGACTGTGATACTGATCACTCTTTAGTTATGACCAAATCACAGTTCACACCAAAGAAGACTCACACAGCTGAGAGCATTTGTCAAAGAGTGAAGACTGACACCAAAACTATCCAACATGATAAGCTAtataaaaagttcagagaagatATCGAGATGAAACTGAATCCTGAGCAATTGATAACTGCACAGAGCATCGAAAATATATGGCATCtagctaaagaaaatattatgcaaaCAGCTATTATAACATCTGGGAAGCTGGGTAGGACTCAGAGTGACTGGTTTGCTGAATGTGAAAGTCGGTTGCACCCATATATAGATGACAAACAATGCTCATGTACAGGTTGTGAATAATCCTGAAGACTAATGAGCAACAGCCGATTACAAGGCCTGCAAAGCAGATCTGCAATGAGTTTCTCACCACTGTGCAAATAGGTATTGGACCAGCCTTTGTAAATCTATTCAGATCTGGCGAGACAAAGAAGATTACTGTGGTGTGTATCAAGGCATCAAAACGGCCATTCGACCAACAAGCATGAAGTACACTGCAATGAAACATATTAATGGTGACAATAAAGCCTAAAAGCTACATAGATGGGTGCAGCAGTATGCTAACCTATACTCAGAAGTAGTCAACATTTCTTCAGAAGCTTTGGATACTTTCCCAACTTACCCTGTTAAGTCTGAACTTTATGATCCCCCTACTCTCGACAAATTAAAACTTGCATTTAAAAGTCTAAGGGTAGGCAAGAGTACAGGCTGTGATGACGTACCGGCTCAAATCATAAAACAACAAAGCCTTTGACATCGTCAGTAGGGAGGGACTCTGCAGTATATTGGAAAAAATTGGATATCCATCAACTTTGTTGTCCTTAATAAGATCTTTTCATGACAATATGCATGCTCTGTAATCTTCGATGCTATTACATCTAAACCATTCAATATGAACTGCGGAATAAGACAACGCTGTGTGTTGGAGCCCACACTTTTCGGAATCTTCTTCTTGGTTCTGCTCCAAGTGGCAAAGAGAATTGCATTGTTGGAGTACACCTGCACACTAGGAAAGATGGAAGGGCTTTCAACATCAAGTCTTCTGTAGAGTAAAACAAAGCACTGTGAGGTAATCGCTCATGAACTCCTGTATGCTGTTGATCCTGCAGAAGAGCTCcaagagctagtatcaagatttTGTCACGCATGCCATCTATTCTCGATGAATGTAAACAGCAGGAAGACTGTTATTATGGTTCAGAGTGCTAATACACTGTCGAATATCACATTAGATGGAACTACTCTGCAAGTTGTTCAGCTATCTTGAATCCACTCTAAAATCAAACATGTCTGCTGACAAGGAGATTGATGCTCAAATTGGAACAGCTGTGATAACTTCTGGCAAGCTCTCTACGcatgtttggaaaaacaacaaactctctttgaccaccaaaattctcgTGTATCAAACTTGCATCCTCAGCATCATTTTGTATGCATTGGAAACATGGACTGCTTATGCCAAATGAGAACCTCGTCTTAATGCTTTCCACGTGCGGTGCCCGAGATCCATCctcagaataatgtggaagaaccgAGTGATCGACGAAGTAGTACTACCTAAAAACTAGCTGCAACAGCATTTCAACTATCTTGAAGCAGAGTCAACTCTGCTGGCTGGGGCACATCTACCGTACGGATCCTGAGAAagtaccacgtgaggtgatgcttggagagatttctacagccaaaagacctgtagTACACCCTGTGTTGAGGTTCAAAGACTCCTGTAAatgagatatggagagctttggcaTCAACACCAACACTGACTATTGTTATGTGTGTGGTTTCATGCTGTACATAAGAATATTTGGGTCAATGGAAGCGTTcagttccacccatctgctttgaggTTGTGGTTGATGTagtggtgtgtgatgtcattacggTACGGTATCAGTAGTTGTGGTTGACCTCTATCGGTCATCAGAAATAACCGATTAAAAGTTTTGGTAGTCTATTATGAATTTCAGTAAGTGTTTTGCTTATCTCAAGTTTACATCAAACAGATTTTGACTTTGCCTGCATACACATTTTATAGTGTTCTGTGTAAAATTACATAAACACTTAGTATAAAGCATTAGATCAAAACAGCTGCTGAACAGTGCAAGTGGAGAAGAACTGGCTTCTTACAAAGCAGATGTCTTTCATAAATTTGATCTAGAAGTTATTCTGAGAACTACCAATGTGAGTGGACTTACAatagtcataatttgttgttaatGTACTTTACAGTGCTGTCTTGTTGTGGCCACTTCTGCCTGTTAAATTAtaaattgactcattccacatccacaCAGTCTCTGCTTCAGGATGTGACCAATGGAATGGAATGTGAAATTGGTTGAATAAATGGAATGAGAACTTGGTTCTGTATATTTCATACTTTAAGGCACATAAGAAAAATAAAGGTGAAGTGTGTCAGCTTTCTATAAAATCTCTCTCTAAATTTACAAAAAGATGACAGAAGATAAATTTCAACTACTGTACCCTAGGTGACACAAAAAAATTCATGTTTCCCTAACATACATTAAACCCTATTCCAGAATTTCACAGTATATTAAAACAAAAATCCGTAACAAATTAATAGAGAGGATCTTCCACAGCATTCCTATACTTTAACATGGCCACAATATTGATAAAAGGAAAATGACACTTTATGCTTGTTTAGAAACGCTATTATTCACTAAAATAATTTTCCTCAGAAAATAATTTGGAAAGGTCGTGCTCGCACCCATAAATTAAAGATTAATTAAAGTATTTAAAGTTTTGTGTAACATTTTTCAGCTATATTACTTACATTAAAAAACAAGGTTAACTGTAACATtatacaatttgctgtttcttcttGAAAAGTCATGTCAACCGAGCCTACCAGACCAGATGTCAACTTTGACTTGTAATTTAACGATGACCTGGATTGTGATATCATGTGGTAACAGAAAGACAACAGAGTACACACAGCATTTCTTTTGAgactgtatttgttttttttttttttaaatgtagactGTTGTGAAATTTTGGTATGTAATGTGGCCTGAGGTCTGGGTTAGGTTGAAAGCTGACAGTTTAGCTGTGAATTACTGAAGTGGTATCAATTACTTCAGTTAATCCAAGCTGGTTGCAGTCAACTACTTTAATTCAATTACTTAAATATGTAACTAACcagaaaataaatttctgtttctaACATATTAATCACAACTAATGACACTCCTCCCTCCATCATTATACCAAAGAAACTCATTCATTAGTGATAAAACTCAGATATGAGGAAATGTTCCACTGTAGCAACAATATTAGAAGTGAATACTATTTTACTATAGCAATATTGTTTTATATTTCTGTGGTACACAAAAACAGTGTTTGTAGCTTTCATATTGAGGATTTGAAAGAACTGATATATTTTAACACCTTTTAAAATAGAGAATGTACACGAAAGCTCTTACATAACAGCAACAATTAGATTGACTTGCTTAAAAGCACCTTATAACAGGTAATAATAAATGTCACTACAGCAtggctgaggatggataaaatgcTATTTACTCTCCTACAGCACTACCTTGCACAAGTAAAATACCTACACAACAGTTCATACTTCATTTAAAAAACAGGAAATGACAATCAGTCACATGTAAGTGATGACAGCTAATTAAGTCTTCATGCTGTTGCACATGCAGTACACATTATCAGTTCATATGTGTACGGTTacctttcccatatttgctttttttttcattcccatcctggaatttccattaGGCCCTACTGTAAGGAGGAGTATGCAGTTTATGTGAAGAGTCTGGTTCAGTTTAAAAATTAGGCACTGCAAAAGCCTGGATAATTTGATAGAAATGGACAAGTTTCACAAATACTGGCACGTCTTTTTTATAACCAATAAGCACTAGACATTCATAAGTGCACACCACAGTACATTAATACTGTGCACTCTTGCTGTTTTCAATTCATAACAATTCATAAGGCACACACATTTAACAGAAATGAACTATGCTAAACACTGTAGAAAACTTACATCCTCCGTTTTGTATCTGAATTTAAATTATTATGTTCCAGTTCTGAACAAAAGGCAGTTGCATACAGATAtcttcagttttcatatttttagttATAAGTGAAATTACATTGTACCAAAAACTTCCACCACTTAACCAGTTATACAAATAACGAAAAACACCTGATATATTTCCAAAAAGTTAAGTAAAACAGAATACAAAAGGGAATAGTATCCATACAGAAAAATTAAGTTAATAACTGTCTGTTGATGTGGCAAAAACACAGAAAAAAGGTAAGTTTGAGCCCCTTGGCTATGGAGCAACAGAGGACAGAAAAATCTAAAATCTTAATTTTAGTGTTCAGTCTTTAAGTTACACATTTGGCATGACCAAAAGTGTTTTCGTACTGTATGCATGCTTCAGTCTTCTGTACATATAAATTGCTGAGtgagaatgagtaaagaaaaaacAACTGTCTTTTGTAACACACTTCAATTTAAATAGCCCGTATGACTGATGTGCATCGTATCATAGGCCTTTTGAGATTAGCCACTTCTATAGTTCGAGAGAGTCACGTGTTTCGAAAGAaatgtgccatgcacttcacagtggtttgcagagtatggatgtggatcAATTGTAACTGGGCAATCAGATTACTCATCTAACTTTTAAATTTACTAGGTATACGCAGGAAGACATTTATCACGATACAGTGCCCAGTACAAGATCTTCGTCCAACATTATTGTTCCCAGATCACCCTTCCTAAAAGCCTTTAAAAAAAATGCTGCGGCAGATGTCATATCTGGCTTGTATATGTACTGTCCATCATAATTCCTTACCTTTAAAGTTTTACCCAACTTCAGGGCGCACTGAGTTAACACAGTGCCTATGTTGTCTGAAGGTTCTTGGAGACCCATGAGCTCTACATAATTAAAGCGTCGGTGTTTGTTCAACCAGAAGAGAAGATAGTCCGCGATAATTTCTTCCCCCACCAGGTGATCCTGCAGGCTTGCACATAGTGAAAGGCGAAGGCCTGCTTCCACATCTCTAATAGATGGAGTAAGTATGCCAGGCGTGTCAATAAGATACACTTTTGGTTCTTCGCTGACTTTAATAATGTTCTGAACACTCTTCGTGATTCCCGCCTTTGCACCTACTGCAGCTGCACTAGACTTGCCAAGAAATCTGTTACGCAACGTGTTTATAAGTGACGACTTTCCAACATTTGGAACGCCGACAATCATGATACTGTATTCACTAGTCTCTGACCGATTGTATCTGTTTGAGCTCGAAATGAGTTCACATGCTCTTGGAATTATCTTCTTCACGCCGTTGCACTTCGCGTCTTTACAGTTTGTGAACAGCACGTCTGGTGTACCTTCCTGCTTCAGTCGAGCTAACACTTTAGAGCTGTAACTCATATCTGTCAAGTCTTTCTTGTTCAGCACCAATATATGTGGTTTCAGACCGCAAACCGTATGTTTGAAATCTGGGTTACGTCCTGATAATGGTATTCTAGCATCATGTACTTCAATGACACAGTCTACTGATTTCAACTTCTGTTGCATTTGCTTCAGCCCTCTTCCCATGTGGCCAGGAAACCAATGCAGAGCTTCTTTATTTATTACCCTGAAACAATCTCTAAAATGATATGTAACACTAGCCATCCTGTAGCTTTCTTTTCACAGTGAAAACTGTCACGTAACACCTAACAGTAGactgcaacaaaaaaagaaaaaagagcaaaTGAAATTTCGACGACAGTAAGACTGTTTTAGAAGTCTGCGAGGCACATATTTACATCTAAAGTACTACAAACAATCGTAAGGCACAAAACACAACCAACAACAACCACCTCTCACGACGCCATCTGCCGCACTGCATCGGACTTACGCGTTTTGACGCAGTACTTTGCAGCTTCCGCAGATTTCACTTTGCCGCAAATTTTATGGCGATAATATCTTTGCTGAACAACAtaacaaaaatgtttacattactaaTTTCAGACAAATCGAATGTATAAAAACTTGTAGTTGTACTTCCCTTATCATTTTATCAAATGTAAATTATACTTAAATGGATACTCAAAAACATTACGGCAGCAAATAGTAAAGTAAAGGAACTTGGAAAACAGCAGATTTATTTCGTAACTTATTGTGTAATATCACAACTATAAGTTTATAAAAGTCAgttgttaaataaaaataaaagttgggTGTAGGGAAATATCGACGCGTACTTGTCGACTGTCGCTATATGCGACGACGATATTCAAACCCCAAATGTAGCAACACTTAAGCTATAAAAAGCAAACAAACAAGAGACCGTGTTGTCTGCACGCTGTAAATAGCGAAATGGTAAGCCATTAACACATGTAAATTGCTCACTTCCTAGAGTTTATTACACCCTATCTGCTGTTTTTCGAGACATTTAAGATTGGTGCTTTATTTTCTTGTGAGATGCAGCAACGTTATtctaaaataaattatttcctGTATAATATCTGTTGTAGGCTTTTTGTTTTAATAGTCTTTTCCATTAATGTCGAATATTTTGTTGTCATGTTTTGTCCGCAATTGTAAATCTTCCGGTAGATTACTACTAGATCCGAGCATTTATTCAGTCCTCATAGTGAACTCTAAAATGACGATATTTAAAACAAACTGACCCAAGGGGGTTAggagaatgtaatacaaaatgtattCGCTTGAAATAGATGACATAATTCTCAAGCATTATGTTCTTCGACATAATTTGATTGTCTGAGTTCTTGGTTTGAATGAAACGTTTCGAGAGAAATGAGACCTAGCTTCTTAGACTGTAGTTATAATAAAAGGAAAGACTATAAGCTACTTCCATTAAAAGCGGTCACGCGTTTCGTCTTTTAAAACATTATAGTAAGCAGTATATAGAATGTTGTCAAAGTGACGTTCATGTCATGTCGTACATTATTGATGGCAGCGTCTTATTTGAGTTTCGGATTACCTGCAGTGGTAGTCACAATAAGGATAGGGGACTTAGTTGAGCAGTTGATTCTTTCTTATGCCAAATTGCAGTATGTACAAAGAATGTGCATCCAATATATGTTAAGCCAATACAATAACATTTTCTATGAATCttattgttgtggtctccagtccttaTGCAGGTTTCATACAGCTATCCacactagtctattctgtgcataATTACTGCACCCTACTTTCATTTGATTCTGATTAATGTTGTCAGACTTGGGTTGTTCTGTATGATGTTGTTGTTCTTCTGGTCTCTCCTTCATTACTAAATTGATaattccttgatgtttcagaatatgTCCAAACAATCGATCCACTCGTTTAGTCAATTTGTCCTATAACTTCTTTGTTTCTCCAGTTGATTTCAGTATTTCTTCGTTGTTACCTAATCTTCAGAAATCGCTTCTACTTTTAGTTTGTTTCAGGTAATTTGTCAATACGAACATTTTGTTCTTCATTGCCACACACGCTGAGGTTACTTGCAATACAAAACATAGTTCTACTGTTCACTGCTGCACACACACTTAAAACACTCACAGATAACTGCAGGACTGTGAAGATGCTGCTGCTCCCCCTGCCTCAATTCCAGACCCTGTATTCAGTTGTGTTCCATTATCCACTTGACAAACTAAGCCAGCATTAAACTGATGTTTTGGTAGTATTTGTACATATTCCTTTTTTgaaattgggattattacattatGTTTCAAGTCATAGGCTATATTGCCTATTTCCTATATCTTACATACCATGTCAAGAGTAGCAACCAAAATTAATATAGAACTTATCCCTGAACAAGCTGAAGCCAGAAAACGGAAAGCGGGTTGTTGTCAAATACTATACCTGACTCGGCACAGTAAAGACGGTTTTGAAAGTAAACTGATAATTGCTACTGCCTTTGTTAACTTTTCTGCtgtgtgtgatacagtaaaccaccaaTGACTCTTCATGAAAGTCTATGAATTAACAAAGGACATTTGACTGACTGACATATTAAGAGACATGTTGCAGAATAGAAGATTCTACATAACCgtccaaggaaaaaaaaacagatggAGAAAACAAAAGAACGGATTACCTCGGTGAAGTGTTCTTTTGCCTATTCTGTACAATATGTATGCAAATGACCAGTCACGCCATCCTGAAATACAGAGATTTTTATATGCTGACAGCACTGCCATCACTGCTCAAGGAAGAACATTCGAAGAGATTGGAAGTAAAGCGGCAGAGGCTTTGCAACTTAGTAAACTAGTATGAAGAAAAACATCTGTGACCTAATCCAGAAAAACACTAGTATGTGCATTCTGCCAGCATACTAGAGAAGCCTCAAGACAGTCGGAAATAGAATAGAGAGGGGTTAAACTACAACACTGCACCAAATGAAAAGTCTAGGGAGTCATCCTAAACTGTTCATTGCTGGGTTAAACTGTAACACTTCACCAAACCACAATATTAAGGAGTCACCATAGACCATACACTGCCATTTGAAAAACACTGCACCAATCTAAAAGGAAAAATATGTGCCAGGAACAACGTTACACATAAACTGATCAGTTCAACATGGGCAGCACAACCTGAAGTTCTTCGTTCATCAGCAATGGGACTCTGTTTTGCAGACAGAGAATACGCAGCACACACAGGAGGTGTCTTGCCACTCCAAACAAGTAGACTTCACTTTAAATGAGACTGTCAGGATTGCCACTGGATGCACctaaacctgtacacaaaatttacCCATTTGCAGTCTTAACACCACCAAGTACCAGACGCACAGTAGCCCAtgaaatggggggggggaggggagggggagggaagagtaGCAAATAGACTCACGGTGCGCACTGTGTAGCCACCAAACAGTTTCAACTTGTCTTAAGTTGAGGAAGA contains the following coding sequences:
- the LOC126428186 gene encoding mitochondrial GTPase 1 isoform X1, yielding MASVTYHFRDCFRVINKEALHWFPGHMGRGLKQMQQKLKSVDCVIEVHDARIPLSGRNPDFKHTVCGLKPHILVLNKKDLTDMSYSSKVLARLKQEGTPDVLFTNCKDAKCNGVKKIIPRACELISSSNRYNRSETSEYSIMIVGVPNVGKSSLINTLRNRFLGKSSAAAVGAKAGITKSVQNIIKVSEEPKVYLIDTPGILTPSIRDVEAGLRLSLCASLQDHLVGEEIIADYLLFWLNKHRRFNYVELMGLQEPSDNIGTVLTQCALKLGKTLKVRNYDGQYIYKPDMTSAAAFFLKAFRKGDLGTIMLDEDLVLGTVS
- the LOC126428186 gene encoding mitochondrial GTPase 1 isoform X2, with the protein product MASVTYHFRDCFRVINKEALHWFPGHMGRGLKQMQQKLKSVDCVIEVHDARIPLSGRNPDFKHTVCGLKPHILVLNKKDLTDMSYSSKVLARLKQEGTPDVLFTNCKDAKCNGVKKIIPRACELISSSNRYNRSETSEYSIMIVGVPNVGKSSLINTLRNRFLGKSSAAAVGAKAGITKSVQNIIKVSEEPKVYLIDTPGILTPSIRDVEAGLRLSLCASLQDHLVGEEIIADYLLFWLNKHRRFNYVELMGLQEPSDNIGTVLTQCALKLGKTLKTYYCN